The following nucleotide sequence is from Apium graveolens cultivar Ventura chromosome 4, ASM990537v1, whole genome shotgun sequence.
GAACACAACAAATAATATTAATAATCCCGCTATAACTTACAAGTATAAAATTAGTATATCAACAAAAGTTAATCACATGAATCCAAAAGCATTGCATCTTTCAATACTAAAGAAATATTAGATTAAATATAAGCTCAGTTACACGTGATTATAGTAAGTTGTTTTCTCTATTTTATCAAGTGAGTCTTTAACTTAATTGGTTAAGGCCTCTAATTTCATGTTAGAAGTCTTGGTTTCCAAACTCTTTGAcaacattatttttatataatttaaaaataaactggGGTAAAATAGTAATTTCATGAATAAAATATTTCCCCAAAACTTGATGTTgtagtattatatatataatagatttttatttaaaaaaaaaacaaaacaaaaaaaagatttctgaaattaattaaaaatatttttaatataatcatAATAGAAAGTGATTATATTGTTCTACTAATACTAAACACTAGAATGTGATATAATGTCCTGATAAATTCTAAATAGAATATGATTAGAGGTTCAACcgatcataaatataaaaaaattatactccctccgtcccaatttatctggcATGTTTGACTTTTTGCGATCAAATTGACGAAATTTTGACCGGAAATTTCAGATGATTACTATTATTCAAACAACAAAATATTATACAATAATACAATTTTAAATAGAATATGATTACTTCTAACCTTAGAGGGTAACCTTCACGTAGTTTGCAGTTATTGCGTGTATCCGTAGGGTTTACCAGCAGTCGCATattatctacgataaaaaaatagAAGATCAAGATTTTACCTTATTACAAAAAAAAGATCTcttaaatcaattaaaaaaattctaaatatttaaattaGGATTGTATTAGAACATTGTATCGTATTCTGATTTTTGAATAGTAGAAGAATAATATAATTAGTTTTTATTTATGATTGTATTAagaatattttaaatattttcattATTTCCATCCAGAATATACGATTAGATTTttaatatttcaatttttataatataataattttgtaaagtgtttattttatattaatttttatatttacaTTAAGTTTTATTTggtataaaatattatttgataattgttgaaattaattaataataatttttaaaattaataaaattttcgGTCCTGATTATATTAATTGATGGTATTTTTTAAAACTACCAAATTTTGGCCCGACCGAACTAAAAAATTACAGGACCTTGTTAAGATTTTTAAACCAGCATTccataaataaaaaataaaaataaagaagGTTTTATAAGCAAGGCCCAGACCGAACCGGTTTTTTCCGGGCTGAAATATTTTCAAAGTTCTATCAGGTTTGGAAAAATCAAAATACATGGTGAAGGGCAGCTCTATATATATCGTATCGATATCCCTCCCTCATGATACAATATGCACATGTACTAAGTATTAAATAAGCCAATTTTTACACATTCAATTGAAGAACGAAGATTTAATTTATACATCTCAAAGATATTCCGTTGAAATCAGATCGATTTTCGATTTCGAAACACTCAGGTATTGATAATATAACCAGTAACACGGCGCTACTTTTGGTTTGGTGTTGTTTTTCGATGAATACGTTGCTCCGCTTACACACTCTCGGTGATTCTCTACGGCGGCGAGTTGTTTTATTGATGGATTCAAGGCTTATTTGTTATCTGATTTACTAAATTAGTTTAATTGATTTGTTAATCGCTGTTTTTATTACGACTTGATTGATCGCGGATTCGGGATTGTTTATTTTCTGGAAGGGTCGTGTATGTGTTAGTTAAGTATATagtgatttttatttattttaaagttttggaTTGGTTTTACTCGTATTCCTTGACAATGTTCGCCGAAAGATTTATGTAACTCACTGTATGATAATAGGATGTTAAAGTTTGTTCAAGTGAGATGAAGGCCATTTTGATTATCTTGGTGGTTTGCTGTTTCGTCTTATGTAGTATTTCGATTTTCGATTTGGGGCGATACTTTGAGTTCTTAGCAAGCAAGAATGAGTATAGTGGGGAAAGTATTTATTCTTAAGTTGTTATCAAGGCAAACTAGTTCCTTTTACTGATGTGGGATATTATTGTTGGAAGATTTAGTGCTTATTTACTCGTAATTTATTGTATGCTGGATTTCTGCTTTACTCTAATTTACTGTATGCTGGATTTCTGCCATACTCAAGTATGGTAACAGATCCGGGTTTACTCTTTTTAGTGATTTACAACATCTTTATTGATCTGTCGACTTGTCCATGATTTGGTGGTTTATATTTTATATGGGTTATTTTAAGTATTTACCTACAACATAGGTTAAAAAAATGCATATGTTTATATAAATGACTCTTTTGTTATCTTCGTGCAGACTTGAATTTGCAGTTGCTCTTAGATTTTAGCATTGATGCTTGAGAGAAACAGGAAGAGCAAGGATTTGAAGAAGGCAGCAGCTCGTAAAGGTGCTGGTAGAACGGTGGTTGATGACATAGAACCTGAATCTGCAAGCATGCTTAGTACAGTCAATCTGGAACTTGGTACCTTCATCAATCCTGAGCTGACTTGGAAGACAGTTAAAAAAGGCTGCAGGAGTACAACTAGGAGATCTAGGAATTCTCTTAATAAAAATTTGAATGTTGGCACGGAATTGAGTAACAAGAACTGCAATAGGGATCAGGACTCGCCTGAATCTGAGAAAGTATGAATCTTTTAATATTTTTGTTTTTCACATATACTTATTAGCATGCCGCTTATCCTATTTTTTAAATGGCAGCTTGGTGTTTCTGTTCTTGGACGACGCTTTGCTGAGAAGTTAGTTGATGTTCCAATTAAGAAAAGAAGATATTCAATCAGGCCTCAATCACCACCACCGAGAACCCCTTTACCAGATCACAAAGGTTCTTTGTTGCATCAGCAGCAGACTCCTCAACACGCAATAGAGCATGACCATATTGTAGATATTAAACCTTCTGGTGCAGGTAAACACCTTCCCCCGGGTTTTCATTACGGCAGTACGAAATGGCTTTTTGATGAATTTGTAGTACCAAAGTGTGAAGACAAATTTGATGAGGTTCCAGATGGTAAGAAACATGAAATGCCAAAAGCGAAATATGCTAGTAATGATGACTTCTCTGGTATTGAACTGCTTGCTACAGCTGCTTGCAGTAGCAGCATTGATAGTAATGTCAAGTTAGAGGAGACATGTTCATTGAAAGCAGTTGCAAAGGCGGAAGATGTTAATTTCCCTAATACCACTATACCTTTTTTAGAAAGTATTGTTTCACCTGTAACAAGCAATATTACTGGTACTGAGCTGGTAAATGAAGATGGTATGGGGGAGTCGGCTGTTGATGGAACAACTATTGCTGCAGTTAGTAAGAATAAGAATGATTGTGTAGCTAGAAGCCGTGCACATTGGGACCTGAATACTGTGATGGAAGCATGGGAAGAGCCAGATGATGTTACACCTATTGATAGTCAGATGAATTACTCAGAAATTGTCCCTGGTGGTACTCATTGTGAAAAATTCAACGTAGAAAATTCTACGGTACGGAGCAGTCCAGATGTTCTGTGTGAAGCCGAGAGAGATGGGCAGTCTGTAGTGTGCAAAGAGGTTTTGTCAGATGTTGGATGCAATAAAGAACTTGCAGATGGCATTGGTGTTGTCGTAGGCAGGTCTTGCATAGATGAAGATACATTGAAAACATGCTGGTCTCCCAATGAAACTTATATTGTTGCTGCTAATGATGCAGTAGATTATCTTTCCCTTAAAAGTAAAGAAGCGTCTGGTAGTAATTTGTGCACAGAATTACAGCGTCCTTCAAGCTTACATGTTTCTGAAGATGAGATGTATGCTTCTACTAACTGTGAACTGGAGCAAGTAGGAGAAGTTTCATCTGGAACTTCAGTTGAAGAAAACAGGAAATTGATATCAGAATGTCTTGAGGTTGggaaacttaaaattttcactccTGATTTGCCACTTCAGAATAGTATTGGCCATGAAACCAATGAAATTCAAACTAAAGCTTGCAATCTTCTTGAAAATATGACTAGTTCACCTGATAGAATAAGTTTTCCGGGAGAGGTGATGACCCCAGTTTCCTTGAAGACATTAGATGTTGGAAACCCTGTGGGTGAATCATATAGAGCTAATCATTTTGATCCTTCTCCCAAGAGTGAAGCTTTATCTGCTGCAAGCACATCTGTGGGCGTTGGTGAGGTGAATCATCTTTCCAACAAGGTATCCGCAGCTGATAGTAATGTGATGGATGTTGCAGTGAAAGACGGGACTAGGGAACTCTTTGACATATCTAATTTCCCAAAGAAGTTTGATCAGGATAAAAATACAAGTGACTACTATGATAAGGATGGTAATAAGAATAACATTAAACACGTATCAGAATACGAGGCTGATTATGGTTCCTCATTTGAGGATGGAGAATTGAGGGAGCCGGGTGAGTATACTTGGGAAGAAAATGATTTTGAGACAGAAACTGAATGCGTGGACTATAATTCAGACTATGGAGATGGTGATGACATTAGAAAAGTTGGTGATGGTGACAACAGATTAGCAAAGGCCGGTGATTCTAAGCCACTGGAACGATGTTTTAATGGCAGCATTCTGGATGGAAGCCATTTAGCTTGCACGGAGGCTAAAAGATCTGGTGGGAACTGGTTTGGTGAACATATGGAATATGGGTTTGCAGAAGGTAATGTTGATGGGTATAATGACAAAAGCTCATATGCTGGTGAATTCCGTTCAAGGGCATTTAGAAGTGATTCATCATCTTTCAGTAAAGGACCTTCACCTTTTGATGCTGTAGAAAGGAGAAGTTATCTAAGCGCACATAGGAACAGGTACTAATTAGAGTGAACTACTCCACTTTTTGTTCATCAGTTTAATTTATCTAGGTTTTATGTGGATTCTTTTCCTAAATCTAATTACTTCTTATTTCTTTTTGTTAGATTCGACAACTCTAATAACTCGTATCCTCGAGCTGAGAGGGGATTTGGTCTAGAAAAATCCAGGGGAAGGGGCAGATTCTCATATAAACCTTTTGTTAGTAGAGGTGAGACAGATGGTCAATGGGTTGGTTGCCCAAGTACCTATCGAGACACACGAAACCATTGTCATAGCCCGGACAGCCATGCCTATTCGAGGCCCAGAGATTTAACTGCTTATTCTGCCAAATTCGGTGGATGTAAGTATGAAAATGACAGGAGATCACTAATTCATTCGTCAAATAACAGCTGTTACCGGTCTTCCATGGGAAGGAGAACACTAGCTGACAGGGAGGATTCTTATGTTGGCCAAAGAGGGATAGAACCAGTGCGAGGCATTGACCAATATAGGAGTAGAGGCAGGTCGGGACAATATACTCAAGGGATCAGGAGAGTACCTAGAGCCGAGTACTCTGAAGATATACTTGATGACATTGCTCCACGTCCTATACGTAAG
It contains:
- the LOC141720743 gene encoding uncharacterized protein LOC141720743 codes for the protein MLERNRKSKDLKKAAARKGAGRTVVDDIEPESASMLSTVNLELGTFINPELTWKTVKKGCRSTTRRSRNSLNKNLNVGTELSNKNCNRDQDSPESEKLGVSVLGRRFAEKLVDVPIKKRRYSIRPQSPPPRTPLPDHKGSLLHQQQTPQHAIEHDHIVDIKPSGAGKHLPPGFHYGSTKWLFDEFVVPKCEDKFDEVPDGKKHEMPKAKYASNDDFSGIELLATAACSSSIDSNVKLEETCSLKAVAKAEDVNFPNTTIPFLESIVSPVTSNITGTELVNEDGMGESAVDGTTIAAVSKNKNDCVARSRAHWDLNTVMEAWEEPDDVTPIDSQMNYSEIVPGGTHCEKFNVENSTVRSSPDVLCEAERDGQSVVCKEVLSDVGCNKELADGIGVVVGRSCIDEDTLKTCWSPNETYIVAANDAVDYLSLKSKEASGSNLCTELQRPSSLHVSEDEMYASTNCELEQVGEVSSGTSVEENRKLISECLEVGKLKIFTPDLPLQNSIGHETNEIQTKACNLLENMTSSPDRISFPGEVMTPVSLKTLDVGNPVGESYRANHFDPSPKSEALSAASTSVGVGEVNHLSNKVSAADSNVMDVAVKDGTRELFDISNFPKKFDQDKNTSDYYDKDGNKNNIKHVSEYEADYGSSFEDGELREPGEYTWEENDFETETECVDYNSDYGDGDDIRKVGDGDNRLAKAGDSKPLERCFNGSILDGSHLACTEAKRSGGNWFGEHMEYGFAEGNVDGYNDKSSYAGEFRSRAFRSDSSSFSKGPSPFDAVERRSYLSAHRNRFDNSNNSYPRAERGFGLEKSRGRGRFSYKPFVSRGETDGQWVGCPSTYRDTRNHCHSPDSHAYSRPRDLTAYSAKFGGCKYENDRRSLIHSSNNSCYRSSMGRRTLADREDSYVGQRGIEPVRGIDQYRSRGRSGQYTQGIRRVPRAEYSEDILDDIAPRPIRKQPYFCRRGRGFSPNYRGGNILRRNSCSRSPTRSPVAWNSQRDSNMNTRRHSPDFRSDSRREIIGSPIKRNCYVDDEENYLSPPKSRLPPQSNSRWFNNRNYTNNHFRDRKPPVRMLGGGRQGMDFIGYSGKRSDGIFRTNIHRGRFQEVSIDEQTNHDDKYEINHRVRRSNTVGAVRRFRYDANNRFEARNTHNDDDVGCATKRDLPRTGAGEERGPINNNGDRMYASASSEGQQDFNEDAATREE